A window from Sphingobium sp. EM0848 encodes these proteins:
- a CDS encoding shikimate kinase, whose product MQRNTKSAHAPVKRGPIVLVGMMGVGKSTVGRRLAARLGLGFVDADEEIEKAAGMTITEMFERYGEAYFRDGERRVIGRLMDGEPKVIATGGGAFMQEETRTLILDHALAIWLDADIDTLVDRVSRREGRPLLKGKDPRVVLTELAAIRNPVYALCPIHVKSAAAPHEVAVDSIMEKLSEWH is encoded by the coding sequence ATGCAGCGAAACACCAAATCCGCCCATGCGCCCGTGAAGCGCGGTCCCATCGTCTTGGTCGGCATGATGGGCGTGGGCAAATCGACCGTCGGACGGCGGCTGGCGGCGCGCCTGGGCCTTGGCTTCGTGGATGCCGACGAGGAGATCGAAAAGGCTGCGGGCATGACCATCACCGAGATGTTCGAACGCTATGGCGAGGCCTATTTCCGCGACGGTGAGCGGCGCGTGATCGGTAGATTGATGGATGGCGAACCCAAGGTGATCGCCACCGGCGGCGGCGCCTTCATGCAGGAGGAGACGCGCACGCTGATCCTCGACCACGCGCTCGCCATATGGCTGGATGCCGATATCGACACGCTGGTCGACCGGGTGTCGCGCCGCGAAGGGCGGCCGCTGCTGAAGGGCAAGGACCCGCGCGTCGTGTTGACCGAACTGGCCGCGATCCGCAATCCCGTCTACGCGCTCTGCCCCATTCATGTGAAGAGCGCCGCCGCGCCGCATGAAGTGGCGGTCGACAGCATCATGGAGAAGCTTTCAGAATGGCATTAG
- the aroB gene encoding 3-dehydroquinate synthase produces the protein MALVRVALDARSYDIVIEQGALDHAGGYLAGYARKGRLVVVTDANVARAQLPRLEASLRSANIAVEPVILPPGEQTKSWRHLEELLDALLALEIERGDHVVALGGGVIGDLVGFAASILKRGCHFIQVPTTLLAQVDSSVGGKTAINARAGKNLIGSFYQPALVLIDPSTLDTLPVRETRAGYAEVVKYGLIDDPDFFAWCEAEGHRLLAGDAEAREYAIERSVAAKAAIVADDERETSGRRALLNLGHTFGHALEADTGFSDTLLHGEGVAAGMALAFRYSARLELCAAEEAERVTAHLKAVGLPYDLATAHVTADGPTLVAHMLHDKKMAAGTLPFLLARGIGQTFLSKDVVLDDVAAFLDEDRAAAL, from the coding sequence ATGGCATTAGTCCGCGTCGCGCTGGATGCGCGCAGCTACGATATCGTGATCGAACAGGGCGCGCTGGATCATGCGGGCGGCTATCTGGCGGGCTATGCGCGCAAGGGCCGGCTGGTGGTCGTGACCGACGCGAATGTTGCCAGGGCGCAACTGCCCCGGCTGGAGGCCAGCCTGCGCAGCGCCAATATCGCCGTCGAACCCGTCATCCTGCCGCCGGGCGAGCAGACCAAGAGCTGGCGCCATCTGGAAGAACTGCTCGACGCGCTGCTGGCGCTGGAGATCGAGCGCGGCGACCATGTGGTGGCGCTGGGCGGCGGCGTGATCGGCGATCTGGTGGGCTTTGCCGCCTCCATCCTGAAGCGCGGATGCCATTTCATTCAGGTGCCGACGACGCTGCTGGCTCAGGTCGACAGTTCGGTCGGCGGCAAGACCGCGATCAATGCGCGGGCGGGCAAGAATCTGATTGGCAGCTTCTATCAGCCCGCGCTGGTGCTGATCGACCCGTCGACGCTCGACACGCTGCCTGTGCGGGAAACGCGGGCAGGCTATGCCGAGGTCGTGAAATATGGCCTGATCGACGATCCCGATTTCTTCGCCTGGTGCGAGGCGGAGGGGCACAGACTGCTCGCGGGCGATGCCGAGGCGCGCGAATATGCGATCGAGCGCAGCGTGGCCGCCAAGGCCGCGATCGTCGCCGACGATGAGCGGGAAACCTCCGGTCGGCGGGCGTTGCTGAATCTGGGCCATACCTTTGGCCATGCGCTGGAGGCGGATACGGGCTTTTCCGACACGCTGCTCCATGGCGAGGGTGTGGCGGCAGGCATGGCGCTGGCCTTCCGCTATTCGGCGCGGCTGGAGCTGTGCGCGGCGGAAGAGGCCGAACGGGTGACGGCGCATCTGAAGGCCGTGGGGCTGCCCTATGATCTCGCCACCGCGCATGTGACGGCGGACGGCCCGACGTTGGTCGCGCATATGCTGCACGACAAGAAGATGGCGGCGGGCACCCTGCCCTTCCTGCTGGCGCGAGGAATCGGGCAGACGTTCCTGTCGAAGGATGTCGTGCTGGACGATGTGGCCGCGTTTCTGGATGAGGATCGGGCGGCGGCCCTCTGA
- the rpmE gene encoding 50S ribosomal protein L31 yields MKADTHPDYHFITVQMTDGSTFRTRSTWGKEGDTLALDIDPKSHPAWTGGTRQLEQGGQVARFNKRFGGLTLKK; encoded by the coding sequence ATGAAGGCCGATACGCATCCCGATTACCACTTCATCACCGTCCAGATGACCGACGGCAGCACCTTCCGCACCCGCTCCACCTGGGGCAAGGAAGGCGACACGCTGGCGCTCGACATCGATCCCAAGTCGCACCCGGCCTGGACGGGCGGCACGCGCCAGCTGGAGCAGGGCGGCCAGGTCGCACGCTTCAACAAGCGTTTCGGCGGTCTGACGCTGAAGAAGTAA
- the fabZ gene encoding 3-hydroxyacyl-ACP dehydratase FabZ — MTDQVDAAPVAIGPFDIRGVMASLPHRYPMLLVDRVVSIVPNTSIHAIKAVSINEPFFQGHFPGRPIMPGVLIVEAMAQAAGVLTVQSLNLAGSGKLVYFMSIDAVKFRNPVEPGCLLDLQVDIVQMRGAVCKFSGKALIDGKVHAEANFVAMIADPPKD; from the coding sequence ATGACGGATCAGGTTGACGCGGCACCGGTCGCCATCGGCCCCTTCGATATTCGGGGGGTCATGGCGTCGCTGCCGCACCGTTATCCCATGCTGCTCGTTGATCGTGTGGTTTCGATTGTGCCCAACACATCGATCCACGCGATCAAGGCCGTGTCGATCAATGAGCCGTTCTTCCAGGGGCATTTCCCCGGCCGGCCGATCATGCCGGGCGTGCTGATCGTGGAGGCGATGGCGCAGGCGGCAGGCGTGCTGACCGTGCAGTCGCTGAACCTCGCGGGATCAGGCAAGCTCGTCTATTTCATGAGCATCGACGCGGTGAAGTTCCGCAATCCGGTCGAGCCGGGCTGCCTGCTCGACCTGCAGGTCGACATCGTGCAGATGCGCGGCGCGGTCTGCAAGTTCAGCGGCAAGGCGCTGATCGACGGGAAGGTCCATGCGGAAGCCAATTTCGTCGCGATGATCGCCGATCCGCCGAAGGATTGA